One window from the genome of Gemmatimonadota bacterium encodes:
- a CDS encoding AraC family transcriptional regulator has product MSAQPSWNCGHIAGRSTSLFDVDLYRLDEGFSGPVHQHGRPGIAWGVTGAMQVVGAGRTDDIFAAAPLFIPADYPHRERVPFGLAVCVLARPRGPAFPGGFESRVGALPAGAALRTGRRLLRELTEGDDVSDLAVDAALLEALAVLARHEAPRARNGSRLAPWLERVRDRLHDDFRDPPAAARLAADAGVSASHLSRAFRDAFGCSIPRYLRDLRVRRAALLLAETPDPVSAVALDAGFYDQSHLTRSFRAALGVTPSAYRRMSRD; this is encoded by the coding sequence ATGAGCGCACAGCCTTCCTGGAACTGCGGCCATATCGCCGGCCGATCCACCTCGCTGTTCGACGTGGACCTCTACCGCCTGGACGAAGGCTTCTCCGGCCCCGTGCACCAGCACGGCCGGCCGGGCATCGCCTGGGGCGTCACGGGCGCCATGCAGGTCGTGGGCGCCGGCCGCACGGACGACATCTTCGCCGCCGCGCCGCTGTTCATCCCCGCCGACTACCCGCATCGCGAGCGCGTGCCGTTCGGGCTGGCGGTGTGCGTCCTGGCGCGGCCGCGTGGCCCGGCGTTCCCCGGCGGGTTCGAGAGTCGGGTGGGAGCGCTGCCGGCGGGCGCCGCTCTGCGCACCGGCAGGCGTCTGCTGCGCGAGCTGACCGAGGGCGATGACGTGAGCGACCTGGCGGTCGACGCGGCGCTGCTCGAGGCGCTCGCGGTGCTGGCCCGCCACGAGGCCCCGCGGGCGAGGAACGGCTCCCGGCTGGCTCCGTGGCTGGAGCGAGTGCGCGACCGCCTGCACGACGACTTCCGCGATCCGCCGGCGGCGGCGCGGCTGGCCGCCGACGCGGGCGTGAGCGCGTCGCACCTGTCGCGCGCGTTCCGCGACGCCTTCGGCTGCTCCATTCCGCGTTACCTGCGAGACCTGCGCGTGCGCCGCGCGGCGCTGCTTCTGGCGGAGACGCCCGACCCCGTCTCCGCGGTCGCGTTGGACGCCGGCTTCTACGACCAGAGCCACCTCACCCGCTCCTTCCGCGCCGCCCTCGGGGTCACGCCCTCCGCGTACCGGCGCATGTCGCGCGACTGA
- a CDS encoding NAD(P)H-dependent oxidoreductase subunit E, with protein MGRRKRAAGLPVMLRPVPKGRPTDEHALAEVRAALGDAPRRRDLLIEHLHAVQDSIGYLTLDHLNALAEDMRLTPAEVYEVATFYHHFDIVRDGDAPPPPLTVRVCDSIACEMAGSSELIAALRDGLGAGARVVSAPCIGRCAGAPAALVGTRSVDRASVEAVHALVEAGDVEPEIAPYTDYAAYRFAGGYEMLRECEEGARTFEDVSTAIQESGLRGLGGAGFPSARKWDFVRSEPAPRYVALNADEGEPGTFKDRHCMETEPHRVLEGLLITAWAVDAEAVWIYLRDEYPACRDILTRELDALRADPPCALPEIHLRRGAGAYICGEETSLIESLEGKRGEPRLRPPYPAQVGLFGRPTLVHNVESVYWMPEILRRGPEWFAGEGRRGRSGVRYFSVSGRVTNPGVYLAPAGVSVRELIDEYAGGMADGHEFYAYLPGGASGGILPASLGDEPLDFDVLAEHGAFIGSAAIVVLSDADSASAAALNLLRFFRHESCGKCTPCRAGTDKAVGLMAGPGADWDAALLTELADAMADASICGLGQAAANPIQSVLRFFPGEVGG; from the coding sequence ATGGGTCGACGCAAACGTGCCGCTGGCCTGCCGGTCATGCTCCGGCCGGTCCCCAAGGGCCGCCCGACCGACGAACACGCGCTGGCGGAAGTCCGTGCCGCGCTCGGCGATGCGCCGCGTCGGCGCGACCTCCTGATAGAGCACCTGCACGCGGTCCAGGACTCCATCGGCTACCTCACGCTGGACCACCTGAACGCGCTCGCCGAGGACATGCGACTGACCCCGGCGGAGGTGTACGAGGTCGCCACGTTCTACCACCACTTCGACATCGTGCGAGACGGCGATGCGCCGCCGCCGCCGCTGACCGTGCGCGTGTGCGACTCGATCGCGTGCGAGATGGCGGGGTCGAGCGAGCTGATCGCCGCGCTGCGCGACGGCCTTGGCGCCGGCGCGCGGGTCGTGTCCGCGCCGTGCATAGGACGGTGCGCCGGGGCGCCCGCGGCGCTGGTGGGAACCCGGTCGGTCGATCGCGCCTCGGTGGAGGCCGTCCACGCGCTGGTCGAGGCGGGCGACGTGGAGCCGGAGATAGCGCCGTACACGGACTACGCGGCCTACCGCTTCGCCGGCGGATACGAGATGCTGCGCGAGTGCGAGGAGGGCGCGCGGACCTTCGAGGACGTGAGCACCGCGATCCAGGAGTCGGGCCTGCGCGGGCTGGGGGGCGCGGGCTTCCCGTCGGCGCGCAAGTGGGACTTCGTGCGCTCCGAGCCCGCCCCGCGCTACGTCGCGCTGAACGCGGACGAGGGCGAGCCGGGCACCTTCAAGGACCGCCACTGCATGGAGACCGAGCCGCACCGCGTGCTGGAGGGCCTGCTGATCACGGCGTGGGCCGTGGACGCCGAGGCGGTGTGGATCTACCTGCGCGACGAGTACCCCGCCTGCCGCGACATCCTGACCCGCGAGCTGGACGCGCTGCGCGCCGACCCGCCGTGCGCGCTGCCGGAAATCCACCTGCGGCGCGGCGCCGGCGCCTACATCTGCGGCGAGGAGACGTCGCTGATCGAGTCGCTCGAGGGCAAGCGTGGCGAGCCTAGGCTGCGGCCCCCCTACCCGGCCCAAGTGGGCCTCTTCGGACGGCCCACGCTGGTGCACAACGTGGAGTCGGTCTACTGGATGCCGGAGATCCTGCGCCGCGGACCCGAGTGGTTCGCCGGCGAGGGGCGCCGGGGACGAAGCGGCGTGCGCTACTTCTCCGTAAGCGGGCGCGTGACCAACCCGGGCGTCTACCTGGCGCCCGCGGGCGTGTCGGTGCGCGAGCTGATCGACGAGTACGCGGGGGGCATGGCCGACGGACATGAGTTCTACGCGTACCTCCCCGGGGGCGCCTCGGGCGGCATCCTGCCCGCCTCCCTGGGCGATGAGCCGCTCGACTTCGACGTGCTCGCCGAGCACGGGGCGTTCATCGGCTCGGCGGCCATCGTGGTGCTGTCCGACGCCGACAGCGCGTCGGCCGCTGCGCTCAACCTGCTGCGCTTCTTCCGCCACGAGTCGTGCGGCAAGTGCACGCCCTGCCGGGCGGGCACGGACAAGGCGGTGGGGCTGATGGCGGGACCCGGGGCCGATTGGGACGCGGCGCTCCTCACCGAGCTCGCGGACGCCATGGCCGATGCCTCGATCTGCGGCCTCGGCCAGGCCGCCGCGAACCCCATCCAGTCGGTGCTGCGCTTCTTTCCGGGGGAGGTGGGCGGATGA
- a CDS encoding prolyl oligopeptidase family serine peptidase → MNRQILTSYALAATALALSIALSPRPLAAQASTGAAIDTLHGVEVVDEFRWLEDLDDPAVREWAQLRDGLARSFTARNPRRSEFRSAIADVGSRQVTAPPYRRGGRLLYARFDPTGPDRTVSIFARPAAGGAERELVNGPAFRAATGETPLRFSPSPDGSLIAVGSAEAGSAWENLRVLDVANGAVGEVELRDVHATLSVVVWSADSRGFYYQAYDRDPDGGSVSRPRVVYHSVDSPQSADVEVYAPGVGDVFLSLASSPEASFLVIGQREGSASNNDLLVHPLDDPTGETTRLSGAPEASYIYAGSIGSRAWFRTDHDAPNGKVVAFDLERPRSGYVEVVPEAEESISTWFGFAPVGAVVTGERLLVTYAAMGRIVPRLFSLDGEPVMDVALPYEGSVWSGWVGREADGVVYYSLSGLVDPGTIYGLDLRTGESEVFEAPDLPYDLDGIATEYVRIPARDGAEVPAFVVRRKDTPLDGSAPLILYGYGFAGWNAAPYFYPLMASFVDRGGVWVVAVVRGDGGFGTAWHTAGRRRNKPTGIGDYVDVTRWLIDRGYTSADRMIANGSSAGGPLVSAAVTSNPDLYRAMILDYPLVDVLRYDRFSVASAWVAEYGTASDPADFEVLRSYSALHNLEDGRCYPATFLAPGENDGRTPPLHAYKLAAALETRACDAPVLLRTSWGAGHASGADLERSIANWADQLAFLDSVLPEGALR, encoded by the coding sequence ATGAATCGACAGATCCTTACTTCGTACGCGCTCGCCGCCACCGCGCTCGCGCTGTCCATCGCCCTCTCCCCACGGCCCCTGGCCGCCCAGGCGTCGACCGGAGCCGCGATCGACACGCTGCACGGCGTGGAAGTCGTGGACGAGTTCCGCTGGCTGGAGGACCTGGACGACCCCGCCGTTCGCGAGTGGGCCCAACTCCGGGACGGGCTGGCTCGCTCGTTCACCGCGCGCAACCCGCGCAGGTCGGAGTTCCGCAGCGCGATAGCCGACGTCGGCAGCCGGCAGGTCACGGCGCCCCCGTACCGGCGCGGCGGCCGCCTGCTCTACGCGCGCTTCGACCCGACCGGCCCGGACCGCACCGTGTCGATATTCGCGCGCCCCGCGGCCGGCGGCGCGGAGCGAGAGCTGGTGAACGGACCCGCCTTCCGCGCGGCTACGGGGGAGACCCCGCTGCGCTTCAGCCCCAGCCCGGACGGAAGCCTGATCGCGGTAGGCAGCGCGGAGGCGGGCTCGGCCTGGGAAAACCTCCGCGTCCTGGACGTGGCCAACGGCGCTGTGGGGGAGGTCGAGCTGCGCGACGTGCACGCCACGCTCTCGGTTGTAGTGTGGTCGGCCGACTCGCGGGGTTTCTACTACCAGGCCTACGACCGGGATCCCGACGGCGGCTCGGTCAGCAGGCCCAGGGTCGTGTACCACAGCGTCGACAGCCCGCAGTCCGCCGATGTCGAGGTATACGCGCCCGGAGTGGGCGACGTCTTTCTCAGCCTGGCATCATCCCCCGAGGCCTCTTTCCTGGTGATCGGCCAGCGCGAGGGCTCGGCGTCGAACAACGACCTCCTGGTCCACCCGCTGGACGACCCGACCGGGGAGACGACACGGCTCTCCGGCGCGCCCGAGGCCAGCTATATCTACGCCGGCTCGATCGGCTCGCGGGCGTGGTTCCGCACCGATCACGACGCGCCCAACGGCAAGGTCGTGGCGTTCGACCTGGAGCGCCCGCGCAGCGGCTACGTGGAGGTGGTCCCCGAGGCCGAGGAGTCGATCAGCACCTGGTTCGGCTTCGCGCCGGTGGGGGCCGTGGTCACGGGCGAACGCCTGCTCGTGACCTACGCTGCCATGGGCCGGATCGTCCCGCGGCTTTTCTCGCTGGATGGGGAGCCCGTGATGGACGTGGCGCTGCCCTACGAGGGCTCGGTCTGGTCGGGCTGGGTGGGCAGGGAGGCCGACGGCGTCGTCTACTACTCGCTCAGCGGCCTGGTCGACCCCGGCACCATCTATGGCCTGGACCTGCGGACCGGTGAGTCGGAGGTCTTCGAGGCGCCGGACCTGCCCTACGACCTGGACGGAATCGCGACCGAGTACGTGCGCATCCCCGCGCGCGACGGCGCCGAGGTGCCCGCGTTCGTGGTGCGCAGAAAGGACACGCCGCTCGACGGCAGCGCCCCGCTCATCCTGTACGGCTACGGCTTCGCCGGCTGGAACGCGGCGCCCTACTTCTACCCGCTCATGGCGTCGTTCGTGGACCGCGGCGGCGTCTGGGTGGTGGCCGTGGTGCGCGGTGACGGCGGCTTCGGCACGGCTTGGCACACCGCCGGGCGCCGGCGCAACAAGCCGACCGGGATAGGCGACTACGTGGACGTCACGCGCTGGCTGATCGATCGCGGCTACACCAGCGCCGACCGCATGATCGCCAACGGCAGCAGCGCGGGCGGGCCGCTGGTCTCGGCGGCGGTCACCTCCAACCCAGACCTCTACCGGGCGATGATCCTGGACTACCCGCTCGTGGATGTGCTGCGATACGACCGCTTCAGCGTCGCCTCCGCCTGGGTCGCCGAGTACGGGACCGCGAGCGATCCAGCCGACTTCGAGGTGCTGCGCTCCTACTCTGCGCTGCACAACCTGGAGGACGGACGCTGCTACCCCGCCACCTTCCTGGCGCCGGGAGAAAACGACGGCCGAACGCCGCCGCTGCACGCGTACAAGCTCGCTGCCGCGCTCGAGACGCGAGCCTGCGACGCACCTGTGTTGCTGCGCACCTCGTGGGGCGCCGGGCACGCCTCGGGGGCGGACCTGGAGCGCTCGATCGCCAACTGGGCGGACCAACTCGCGTTCCTGGACTCGGTGCTGCCCGAGGGGGCGCTGCGCTAG